The Chryseobacterium indologenes genomic sequence ATTTCCTTCCGGATCTAGCAACACCACATAATCAGCGTCCTGTTCATAATTCCAGCCTTCCATTTTCGTTGCTCCGATATTCAGTAAACGTTTTACTTCATCTTTTTGATTTTCAGTAATGAGATCCATATGGTGTCTTCTAGGTTCGTCTGAAGCAGTCAGTTTCAATGACAACTGCATACCCGGACCGGAAATGGGAATCAAAATTGCAAAGTCAGGTTCAGGATCAGATTTTAATCGATAATTTAAAGCTTTCGACCAAAAGATAATCGCTCTCTCGAGGTTTTTTACACCCCAGACTATTGAAAGAATTTTTAAATCCATATCATTTAATTTTAATTTGTTTTAAAAGACAAGTTAACCCTCACAATTGGAGCAAAAAAAATAATGCAAACCTGGTGTGATTTATTATGATCATGCTCATATAATTGTAGAGAATAAATAGTGAATTTTGAGTCATTAAAATTCTTACACCTTAATTTAATATTATATGAAAAATCTGTTCTTATCCATTATTGCCATGTTTTTTTTGATTTTGGCATGCAAGAAAAATGACGCACAAAACAATGTGTCTGTTACCGATTCAACCACAGTGCAGAAAAGTTACACTGATACTGCAACTCCTACGCCGCAAAATTCTGCGGACAGTACAAGGGCCAAAGATAGTATTAACACCAAAACCCACATAGGAGGCAGAAAAACCAGTAATAACAACACAGGAAATGCCAGTGGTAACATCAATGCTGCGGTATCTGACAGTGCGCATCCTCAAAAC encodes the following:
- a CDS encoding VOC family protein; translation: MDLKILSIVWGVKNLERAIIFWSKALNYRLKSDPEPDFAILIPISGPGMQLSLKLTASDEPRRHHMDLITENQKDEVKRLLNIGATKMEGWNYEQDADYVVLLDPEGNSFCVVQA